The Juglans regia cultivar Chandler chromosome 6, Walnut 2.0, whole genome shotgun sequence genome contains the following window.
TCCATGGTTGTTAAGTTTTCATGACTCTgttaaaagaaatgttgagaGATACATTAGTTGTGGGAAGATCAAAAcataatacaaagaaaaaaacatatatatatatatatatatatatgaatagtaaATGCACCTTGAATCCCTCCCCAAGTTCCTTGATGGGGCTACTATGCATTCTTAAAATAGTGAGTTTCTCTCCATGAAAATTGGATGGCAAAGATTGTAAAGGATATTCGGGCCAATTAAGTACTCTCAACTCATTAGGGAGATAATTAGGTCCTCCAGAGAAGCATCCATTTTGATTTATAAACAATTTGAGCCTTTTCATCTTCGTGAAGACCTCGGAACTCAAGCGTATCGGGTCTTGTTTAGGCAAATCTACCAATATGGCTTCAATTTTGTTTGTTGCCTAGCAAGAAAATGTATCAAGCTGTGTGCTAGAAGAAATACAGGAAACAAAAATTCTGCATAGTTTAGCAATTGGTAGAATTGTTATTTAGATAATATTCACATGATCCATGCCTTTTTATGTTATCATTTCTGTTTTATGATTTCAGATCTAGATCCTAATCTATGGGAATGCCTAAAAAGCAAGTAACCATATTCAAATATCAAAGTAgatattttttccaaatttactTGTAATCTTCTCACTATTAATGAACACAGctcagtaaaaataataaaatataccaaTCTTTGAACTAGGAAAAAGGATATTTGTGGATATATATGTATCATGATTGTATTTATTCTTTgtatttagaaataatattatcatgaaaaaaacaagattatatgCAACCCTTACCGTATCTTCTTCTAACACATAACGAACATCTTCGTGAAACCACAATCTACTACGTTTACCAGGTTCTTCTGGTGATTCTTGTCGAACAATTTCTCTGCCCATATCTTGTAACAAGTCATGCATCTCCAAGATGTTATGCCAATCAATAGTTATAAGACACTTGTCTATGAGGATTTTGATACCAATATCTGAAAAGTAGCCACGACTATCCAGTATTTTAATAACATCATCCATGTGCTTTCCTTTAAAGAAGCATGCAATGTCAAGAAAAATAGCCTTCTCATTATCATCCAACCCGTCGTAACTTATTCTAAGTTTTTCTTGAATTCTTTTGCTAGGAAATCTTTTGTACTTGTCTAATGCACTTTTCCATTGATATATACTTTTATCCTTCAGATCCGAACCTAGTACTGTTAAAACTAACGGAATGCCCCCAGCATATCGTATTACATGTTCTGTGAGTTTGGCATAATCGTCGATTGGCTTGTTTCTTTTGAAGGCATGCCAACTAAAGAGTTGAAGAGCTTTATCGTGGTCCAATATCTTCACCTTATATGTTGAAGCAACCCCATGATTAGATAATAAACTTTGATCCcttgttgttatgatgattCTACTTCCGGAACCAAACCAATCATGTCGTCCAGCTAATTTTTCTAATTGCTCCAATTgatccacatcatcaagaattaAAAGAACCTTTTTGTAGCAAAGCATCTTCTTTATCATGCTGATTCCTTGATCATCGTTGTCAACCGTCAAACTTGGATCTCCTAAGATCTTAGAAAGAAGTGTCTCTTGTAGTTTAACTAGACCACATTCTCGAGTTGAAGTTTCTTTAACGTTTGGAAGGAAACAACTACCCTCAAATTGATAAGCAATCAAGTTATAAATTGCTTTGGCTATAGTTGTCTTACCAATTCCACCAATTCCGAATATTCCTATCATGCGTATGTCATTCATTCCAACATTTAGAAGCAAATCAATCTCTTGTATGCAAGACTCTATTCCAACTTGATATTTGGCAACGTGTAAATGCAAAAGATTTATTACTCTTGAGTTCACCCATTGAATGATTTCATTGATAAACTTAGATTCGTCCCTACCAATACAAAAGAGAAGAGATCAAATCTTTTATGAGGTCAAACATTTTACAGTACTGAAAGATATGAACATGAACTAGCCATtacaagattttcttttttctttttttttgtaacaaaatGCTCGATTTTAAGCataatttgttttcacaattaatcttaactcatctcatatcttatttaatcattacaattttttcaaattttcacagtacaaaataaaataaacaatttaacttttttaaatatcaaaacaaaaataatattaaaaaaatattttttagtaatattttattcaactttcaacttttatctcaactcatctcatctatgaaaacaaacgaagtaGACTCGCATATGTTAgccttatatttaatattaacatcAATAATTTCTTGGATTCCATTCTCGACCCAGGAATTACTTGTTATTAGATTGAACTTATCAAGAgcattaatttttcatctttccTAAAAACCAATTGTTGCCAAATAGAAGAAGTTACATAAATGAGGATTCATGTCATTAGATGTATAAGAAtgaatttagaagaaaaatcttGAATGAAAGGGACAAGAGTGGTTAGAAAtacctttctttctttaaatgGAACCCTGACAGATTGGCCACTTGTTTTAGGCCTGCCTTCCATTTGTTCACCTTCTCCATGTCATCTTTGAAcctattttcatgtttaatgAATGCTTTTCTGAAACTTCCCTTTTGATTTCGTACTTGTGATGGATCTATATGGTAAAATATAGGGAGAACCATTTGTTGCTTTGTTTCTTTACACTCAAGGATCTTTATCAATTCGTTCAAACACCACGTGGATGATGTATAATTTTTAGAGAGTATAATGATTGAAATCCTTGAATCTTCAATAGCTTTGGAAAGCGCCGATGAAATGTCTACTCCTCTTCGAAGCTCATTGTCTACATAGGTATCGATTCCTCTTAGACGTAAAGCATTGAGTAGATGTGCAGTAAAGTTGTTACGAGTATCATTtcctctaaaactcaaaaatacatCGTAGACGCATCGATCAGGATTGgttgaagaagaggaaaaggcCGCTCGTTGGAGATCCATGGAATAATTAGAAGTACCTGTGTATATGTAAGGCTGATTACTGCTAATAGATAAGAGATCGAATTGAAGAACGGCCCCTCCTTGGAAGAACAATATTAATACAAGTTGATCGATCACACGCGTTGAAGCAAAAGACCAGAGAGCAACTTCTTGGAAATttcctttcataaaataaacttcTTTGAATCAACCAGACAGTTGAGCCTCAAGAATTTCTAGCTGTTCTAATGGATGCATGGCCGGAGCGGGGGTGACGGCAACTAGGCATTGACTTCACAAGTCATGATTATTcgataatgaaatgagataggataattttatatgaattgaataaaatattattttttaatattattattattttaaaatttaaaaaaactgaattttttattatattttatatgataatttaaaaaaattataatcataaaataaaatagatattcaAACGAAATTAGAGAATTCAAAGCGTGAATGTGAAACAGAACCCCTAACAGTTGATGAGCAATTGAAAATGTcagaaaaaacaataatattataaattaggGCAGTTCTCAGACCAAATTAATAATGGAAACGCGATTTATAAGGAAGTCATCTTTGAAAATGTTTGAAGTTTCAACTTCCAGAGTAGTTGAAATGTCATACATGGATTGTCTAAGAAACTCCACCTTGTTTACAAGTTTCTCTCAAGTTTTGACTTTTGTACAATGAATGAGATAAAGAAACATCTTCAAATGCtgcaaatgaagaaaaaatataggtTTTTCCAGCTTTTAAAGTTTAAAGCATATAGAGAAATTAGCAAATAGGgaaatttcagatttatttatttttttaaaaaagaatatttggaACTGTCTGATGGATGAAagtatatagaaaaataatatttacagttttaagatatataaattccacacattccttttgaaaattttgaaaaaagtgagtaaatctCACTGAAATTTacgtaaaaatattatttctttagtggtagatctcttttttttttcaaaaagagtgcgcGGCACATCTTAAGACTGTATTTGACATTAGTCAAACATATATTCACTTCTTTTGTATTAGCATATAATcgtatgtatatttttttttttttaaattagcttttatacaaaatttctaGAAAAGTTTTAAACCCTTGTAGCAATTGTTAAGATTAATTTGTTTATGAGATATCAGCGGCCTGTGGCCTTCTGGAAATCTTTTTATACGAAACAATCTAGAAAGTGACAAGGAAACAAGTTTAATTATCAAAGAATATTCCAAAATATCAACCAACCTGGTCTACTATATTTCTGCAATTATTGCTTGTTCCTCTCAGTTTAGGATCCATAAAAAGACgaaattttttgttaagaattcactattattatatatatatatagtactgttaTTGGGCGCCATCACATGGTGCCATGTAGTTAGGGCTGAAAGTTAGTCGGAGAAATCGACCGAACTAAACCAAGAATGAGAGCGGTTGGTCTCGATCCATGAAATAGAAGAttgaaaattttcggtccaatCCCGTGGTGGAGTTTTTCCACCCTGGATCAGACCAGACCGAccgaatagtaaaataaaaaaatagatgttcGGTccggaaaaaatgatggatagAAAACTTCGGTCTATCAGCCCCCCAGACCAGACCAAATCGGACCGATCGATTTACACCTCTACATGTGGTTTATATTAACtagcattatttatatattagttttggAAACATTCATATAATATACAAAGAGCTCATATTAATCCTTCTTTCTACTCAAGTCAAGTTTGTGAGGTTTTCtatgaataatataaatataaaggaGGGTAAAAGGAGATAAAATCAAGATGCTTAACAAAGTTTTGGAGATCAATGTGTTAAACATTGACACTTTTGTAAAGTCTCTAATTATTGTATTATGTTATCAAGCAACATTGGCTCATCATAAGCATAAATAAGTAAGCTATTCCAAAAGGCAAGCCTTATGATTTAAAACAATCTCATAGCCTTTTCAACTTCATAAAAAGCTTTGGAATTCAAGTGTATACCAGGTCATGATCATGTTTTGGCAAATCTACCAATTGCATTATATGCACATCttagtaacaaattaacaatattagctaagaaataattatttgcaATTTATGAACCATGTATCATATGGTTGTATATCTATCTTTGCTCagttcctaaaaaaaaaagctgtaaTTTTAGTGTTAATACCTTGTTATATTAcatgaaaatcttgaaaaagtAATCAAGTGTAAGGCAGAATGCATGGAATTAACATGGAAACATCCTTTAATTAGCAGCTAAATCATGTTAGTAAGCATTTAGATTGTGCCAAATCATTAATTggtatcttaattaatttttatgctaAATCATTGATAGACAAAATTAGGGAAATTAACACACTTGGAGGGTTAAAACTTGAACCACGTTACCAATGATAGCAAATTTTCTAGGTGATGTTCAGTTCCGTTGGATACAGAAATACTCTTAAcccatcttatttcatctcatcattacaactttattaaactttcatattaaatataataaacaattcaacttttttaaatcttaaaataataataatattaaaaataatattttatttaactcatctaaaaccatctcttcTAATTTCAGACGAACCAAAttaccaaaatatataatattagaagaGTGGGGAATactattctaatataatattagaggAATGGGTAATACCGTAATGATAATAGCATTCACACCAATATTGCAATTTAGATAATCGagctatatatttttcatttttctaatcaAATACTCtacaataatttcttaattttttctttaaacctTTATGTGTATTTTCTATTCCAATACACTTTGTGTATTTATCTCTcattctttattatattaaaaaaaataattttttaaactcaaaaaaatttaatttttattattaattaaagaataaatgtaatatataatttttttttaactcagcAAAAAAGTAtgtaatttcttattatttaatatcacataaaaaatattgttatttaaaattattagtatatGTAATCCCCAAAATATCCTTATCACAACGTTGGCCCAATAAGACCAAGCAGGGTAACAGGTTGCAGGAAAAAATGTAAGATCCTTAACCCGCATCAGATCCCAACTCATTCCGGGAACCGAATTGCTCCTCGCTTTCTTCCCACGAcgaaatcagagagagagagagagagagagagagagagatgaagatcACGGCGCTTTTGGTGCTGAAGTGCACCCCGGAAGGGTCCGATCCGGTCATACTTGCGAACGCGACGGACGTTAGCCACTTCGGGTACTTCCAGAGGTCCAGCGTCAAGGAGTTCATCGTTTTCGTCTCTCGCACCGTCGCCAAGCGCACGCTACCCTCCCAGCGTCAATCCGTCCAGCACGAAGGTTCCGATCTCTCCTCCATCGAATCTTCGTTCTTTGTTTTTGCCTTTTGCCTTTCCATACGAGTTCGTTCGGCTTAGAGCTTAGGTGATTCTATAGCTTGAAGGTCCCaactttttttcatcatttgtatttttgtatgcaTTAGCGGTGcaatttggttgattttttttgaaaactcaTTAGGTTTTGGTGAGTTGTTGAAAGATATCGATTTTGGTTACCGAGTGGGGATTAGGTCGTGGACTCTTCTGGAATTTGGTCGGACAATGCGCAAGTTGATTAGGTGTTGGTGAATTTCTATGAGCTCTAATTGTTTGTGTGCGCGTCTATATACGGCTGCGTGAAATGTATTTGTTTTGGAATTGGAATTCCCACGgtgagtgaggtggccctctACTGGTGGGATCATACTTTGTTTATGGGGATTATGGAACTTTATATAGCTTCGTATTTATTGGTATATACGTCACAGCTACACACTGTAATTGGAGTCCAAGACTACGATTCCAGTGCTACTAAACATGGTGGAAGTGATCAAACCGTTTGTTTAATTTATGATGAATGGATTATGGCGTATTTTGCAATGACGTTTTTTGGGTGCTTTGTTAATTGAAATGGGCGAATTTGGATTTCCAATAGGACGTTGGTGTTCCAGAGTTCGTTCTTTTGTAAATGAATCATGGGGAATGTTGTCGTGATTTTCAAGTTAGAGTAACATAATTCATCCCAATTTGTTTGTCCTGGTTTCTGAGCATTCCTTCTATTTTTGTAAAGCCAATTTTCTTGGTGTTGTATAGAGTACAAGGTGCATTCTTACAACAGAAATGGCCTTTGTGTATTGGGCTTTATGGATGATCACTACCCAGTTCGAAGTGCCTTTTCTCTGCTCAACCAGGTATACCCAATATAATCCTTGTTTATCTGTTTATGTACCTCTTTTCTAGaagttaaattttttctcaatatgttAGATAATTGATTAACCTACCAGagatttgttttcttcaatGTACAAGCATACCATTTCATGTTCTGCTTTATAAGGTTGAAGGGCATGGATTTGGAGATGCTCAGGGAAATAACAAGCAGATCTTCTATGataactattagtatttttGCCCTTGATTTCTCTTTAGCCACATCTTCATAGCTGTAGTTGTGCTGAAGGTTTGGGTAGGGTGTGTAGGTGGGTGAGTGGCTGGGAGTCTGTTGGGATGGGGAAGGGTGTGTGATTGTGTGTTCTTGGTATTATGCTTCCTGAGGTTCTGGTAACTTCAGGTTCTAGGACTGGTGAATCTTTGAGGCTTTATATCTGCTTGCGTTAAATTATAGGTGCTGATTACAAACTTTGCCAGGTGCTAGATGAGTATCAGAAAAATTTTGGCGACTCATGGAAGACTGCACAAGCAGATAATACCCAAGCATGGCCATATCTGAGTGAAGCTTTGACAAAATTCCAGGTGTTTATAGtttttattcttcatcattGTTTAATATTGGGTCATGGACAGCAAGTGGATTGATAGTATTTCATTTATAACCACTACTATGTcaattgggtttttcttttcctttcctttttattttttaatggttgaAGCATCAAGAAGTAACAAATGATAACTGAATGGTTTTATTTCTGCTTTCTCTTGTTTAACCCTTCAGGACCCTGCGGAGGCTGATAAGTTGTTGAGAATTCAGAGGGAGTTGGATGAAACTAAAATTATCCTTGTAAGTCCTGCGTTATTGCTTCAATAGTTTATTTAAAGTTAGATGATGATAAATCAAACTGTGTTCCTTTTATGTTCATGATTCTTGCATCCACCATATTTTAGTTGCACTTGAAAGCCTGTGGGATACAGAAAGTATGCTGAAAGATATTTACTTTGATCTTTATTATAAACTTAGTTCCTTTTATGGGAAGCATTATAGCTTGCTTTTCCCATCTGGTTTTTGCATGCAGCCTAACTTTTAGGGCAGTGTTAGGTTACTATTCCAACCAACATACTCATGTACCAAAAGACCATCTTTCCTGTGCCCACTTGCCTCTCACTCTATTTAGTGGGCTATCTCATTTTTTAACCATGTTGGATAGATTTGTTATTATTAGCTGCAAATGGGTGAAAATGGTTTGAAGGGTGTTCGACTaaccttttttatttgattttgaaatggCAGTACGAGGCACAGCATATTCATTTTTCCAAGATGCTGTTTTTTAACTTGTTtccactattttatttttcgttaGTCAGAGTAAGGTTTCAATTGCGGAAGATCAATTTCACAATCGGCTGTAGTAAGCTGGACttgtgcattttttatttcagcAAGCTGGCTAGTTAGCTTGCCCGTGTTTTTCGAGTTCTGAGATATGTATGGGATAGCTTACTCTGTGTTGTGCAATAGTGCCATCGCAAGTGCAGGGGTTTGAGAGGAGCTACTACATAATATATACTTGTGAAAGGGAGGACCCATATTTAAGCCATCCCTCCTAGGATTCTACTTAGGTGGGACAAGTGCTGGGCAATGACCCTCTGATATGGTATAAGATATTGGATTCTTGTGGACTCCTAGGAGGCATGGATTGAATATGGGTCCATGTGAATATGTGAATTCTTTATTGTGGGCATTTGAATGAATTGAACTTCTTTGACTGAGATTTGGATTGTTGAGAAGCGTATGGACTTGGTCCTTGTTTTCTCGTGGCGATCATTTGATGTATCAGGGTGGTTTCACCTGTTTTACCTCTCTTTCTCTTAAGTTCTTGTTTTCTCGCGGCAAGCATTTGAtatattaggattttttttttaccttatttgcctttcttttttattttttattcacatgtaagcgttttttttttctatttttggtttgatacaGCATAAGACTATTGACAGTGTACTTGCACGAGGTGAGAAACTGGACAGTTTAGTTGAAAAGAGTTCGGATCTCAGTTCAGCATCACAGGTTGGTAGAATAAATTTATGTTAGCAATGTGCATTCACATTTTCTGATGTCAAAATTGAGGATGAAAATTTGCAGTCAACATTAGATCCATTGAACACATTAATCCTTTTGAAATGAGCCATGGACCTAAAGTTGTGAATGGTTGAAACAGATGTTCTACAAGCAAGCCAAGAAGACAAACCAGTGTTGTACCATACTGTGAGCTTCTGCGGAGAGGAGCAATCTTGTAATTGCCTCCACATTTTCTAACGTCAAAGTTGATGGATGACAAATTGTGATTCTACTATGTTTATATCGTTTAtcaattgttt
Protein-coding sequences here:
- the LOC109012971 gene encoding TMV resistance protein N-like, whose translation is MDLQRAAFSSSSTNPDRCVYDVFLSFRGNDTRNNFTAHLLNALRLRGIDTYVDNELRRGVDISSALSKAIEDSRISIIILSKNYTSSTWCLNELIKILECKETKQQMVLPIFYHIDPSQVRNQKGSFRKAFIKHENRFKDDMEKVNKWKAGLKQVANLSGFHLKKERDESKFINEIIQWVNSRVINLLHLHVAKYQVGIESCIQEIDLLLNVGMNDIRMIGIFGIGGIGKTTIAKAIYNLIAYQFEGSCFLPNVKETSTRECGLVKLQETLLSKILGDPSLTVDNDDQGISMIKKMLCYKKVLLILDDVDQLEQLEKLAGRHDWFGSGSRIIITTRDQSLLSNHGVASTYKVKILDHDKALQLFSWHAFKRNKPIDDYAKLTEHVIRYAGGIPLVLTVLGSDLKDKSIYQWKSALDKYKRFPSKRIQEKLRISYDGLDDNEKAIFLDIACFFKGKHMDDVIKILDSRGYFSDIGIKILIDKCLITIDWHNILEMHDLLQDMGREIVRQESPEEPGKRSRLWFHEDVRYVLEEDTATNKIEAILVDLPKQDPIRLSSEVFTKMKRLKLFINQNGCFSGGPNYLPNELRVLNWPEYPLQSLPSNFHGEKLTILRMHSSPIKELGEGFKSHENLTTMDFSYCKFLTKIPDLSRSPNLKELTLRHCTNLVEVHDYVGFLDKLENMNLLECSSLRCFPTRLKLRSLKLFELKGCSRLEKFPEIECKMECLIDIGLEHTGIKELPSSIKNITRLRSLYLSGCKNLVHLPTSIHQLQHLQNLWLSGCSKLVRIGQEVASIVSATEYEISTNSSISNDDCSSMGVI
- the LOC109012903 gene encoding VAMP-like protein YKT61 codes for the protein MKITALLVLKCTPEGSDPVILANATDVSHFGYFQRSSVKEFIVFVSRTVAKRTLPSQRQSVQHEEYKVHSYNRNGLCVLGFMDDHYPVRSAFSLLNQVLDEYQKNFGDSWKTAQADNTQAWPYLSEALTKFQDPAEADKLLRIQRELDETKIILHKTIDSVLARGEKLDSLVEKSSDLSSASQMFYKQAKKTNQCCTIL